A part of Leptospira wolffii serovar Khorat str. Khorat-H2 genomic DNA contains:
- the ppk1 gene encoding polyphosphate kinase 1 — translation MAQKTKTTAEPIETNQGGNGTKGPIHIGNPDIFFDRELSWIDFNKRVLEEANDPENPLLERLKFLCITESNLDEFYMVRVAGVKNMLEEGNDEKSLNGQRASEILTELSKKVQAFVKVQYNTLSVTMDQMRENGIELVLDPKELSANEIEDIVRYYKEDVSPILTPLSIDPSHPFPHILNKSLNLAIVLTADDEKTGLKKDLFAVVQVPSVLPRFFQLKGEGKVRRFFPLEEIIKLHVSDLFYGMTIKEVYPFRIVRDADISIDQEASVKDLLITMKKEIRNRIWGEAVRMDIDQDTSPFVRNTLKELLELQDQEIFEVSSLLNISDTMFFYGLEHTSKFKYPFFQQKTTLKFESPEKIFEAIKKKDRLLHHPYQSFGAIEDLLRISSEDPKVLGIKMTLYRTSGDSPIIQYLGQAAENGKQVTVLVELKARFDEERNIKWAQKLEERGVHVVYGVAGLKIHCKMLLIVRREEEHLVRYVHLGTGNYNSTTSKYYTDLSFFTVNKDITEDVSTIFNTITSYAKMPILHKLAASPHNLKSVFLELIEKETENAKAGKPARIIFKMNSLVDPHIILAMYNASRAGVIIELIIRGICCLKPGLPGISENITVISIVGRFLEHTRIYYFLAGGEESTFLASADCMPRNFERRIEVLFPILDTKNKDRIKKILDVQIRDNVKARLLSPDGVYRKRHRVEGEKPVDSQIERMNFAE, via the coding sequence GTGGCCCAAAAGACTAAAACCACAGCCGAGCCAATCGAGACGAATCAGGGCGGAAACGGAACAAAAGGACCCATCCATATCGGCAATCCGGATATTTTCTTCGATCGGGAATTATCCTGGATCGATTTCAATAAGCGCGTATTGGAGGAAGCGAACGACCCCGAAAATCCGCTATTGGAAAGATTAAAATTCCTTTGTATCACCGAATCGAACCTGGACGAGTTTTACATGGTGAGAGTGGCGGGCGTAAAGAATATGCTCGAAGAGGGAAACGACGAAAAAAGTCTGAACGGCCAGAGAGCCTCCGAAATTCTCACCGAACTATCCAAGAAAGTGCAAGCTTTCGTTAAGGTCCAATACAACACTCTTTCCGTTACGATGGACCAGATGAGGGAAAACGGAATCGAACTCGTGCTGGATCCGAAAGAACTAAGCGCGAACGAAATTGAAGACATCGTACGTTATTATAAGGAAGACGTCTCTCCGATTTTGACTCCGTTATCGATCGATCCTTCCCACCCCTTTCCTCATATACTTAATAAATCCTTAAATTTAGCGATCGTTCTTACAGCAGACGACGAAAAGACGGGTCTCAAGAAGGATCTATTCGCGGTCGTGCAGGTGCCTTCCGTTCTCCCGCGATTCTTCCAACTGAAAGGAGAAGGGAAAGTAAGACGCTTCTTTCCTCTTGAAGAAATTATAAAGCTACACGTGAGCGATCTATTTTACGGGATGACCATCAAGGAAGTCTATCCTTTCCGAATCGTGAGGGACGCGGATATCTCCATCGATCAGGAAGCTTCCGTAAAGGACCTCTTGATCACTATGAAAAAGGAGATACGAAACCGTATCTGGGGAGAAGCGGTCCGCATGGACATCGATCAAGACACTTCTCCTTTCGTAAGAAACACACTTAAGGAATTACTGGAACTACAAGACCAGGAGATCTTCGAAGTGTCCTCTCTTTTGAATATCAGTGACACGATGTTCTTCTACGGTCTGGAACATACTTCTAAATTCAAATATCCGTTCTTCCAGCAAAAGACCACTCTCAAATTCGAATCTCCAGAGAAGATCTTTGAAGCAATCAAGAAGAAGGATAGATTACTCCACCATCCTTACCAATCTTTCGGAGCGATCGAAGACTTGCTCAGAATTTCCAGCGAGGATCCGAAAGTGCTGGGAATCAAAATGACTCTCTACCGAACGAGCGGAGATTCTCCCATCATCCAATACCTTGGACAGGCGGCCGAGAACGGCAAGCAGGTCACCGTTCTTGTGGAGTTGAAAGCTAGATTCGACGAGGAAAGGAATATCAAGTGGGCCCAGAAGCTGGAAGAAAGAGGGGTTCACGTGGTTTACGGAGTCGCCGGACTCAAGATCCATTGCAAGATGCTTCTAATCGTCCGCAGAGAAGAAGAGCATCTAGTCCGTTATGTGCACCTGGGAACGGGAAACTATAACTCCACTACGAGTAAATATTATACCGATCTAAGTTTCTTCACGGTCAATAAGGATATCACCGAAGACGTTTCCACCATCTTCAATACGATTACGAGTTACGCCAAGATGCCCATTTTACATAAACTGGCAGCTTCTCCTCATAATCTTAAATCCGTATTCTTAGAATTGATAGAGAAGGAAACCGAGAACGCCAAGGCGGGCAAACCTGCGAGAATCATATTCAAGATGAATAGCCTCGTGGATCCGCATATAATTCTGGCGATGTACAATGCAAGTCGCGCGGGGGTCATCATCGAGTTGATCATACGCGGAATCTGCTGTTTGAAACCGGGACTCCCCGGCATTTCGGAAAACATAACCGTGATCTCCATCGTAGGAAGATTCCTGGAGCATACTAGGATCTATTACTTCCTGGCAGGCGGAGAAGAAAGCACCTTTCTTGCTTCCGCGGATTGCATGCCAAGAAACTTCGAGAGAAGAATCGAGGTCCTGTTCCCTATACTCGATACCAAGAATAAGGACAGAATCAAGAAGATCCTGGACGTTCAGATCCGGGACAACGTGAAGGCCCGCTTACTTTCTCCGGACGGAGTGTATCGCAAGCGCCATAGAGTCGAGGGCGAGAAGCCGGTAGACAGTCAAATAGAGAGAATGAATTTCGCCGAATAA
- a CDS encoding LIC13259/LIC11441 family protein, with protein MRNVFAYLAAASVVSVAAPTAPENSELKLFRRLAVFHEQLLSSGERRTNPRGIADSVRRAKEQNEEFRTSYARALTFAELLEKANSRGEQEFLYAELCASVQSLAPKFLLHAFYCPQTKRVWIGQGEEIQNPYVSSERNNGVRLS; from the coding sequence ATGCGCAACGTATTTGCATATCTGGCCGCCGCGTCCGTCGTTTCCGTCGCAGCGCCTACAGCACCCGAAAATTCCGAACTCAAACTCTTCCGACGCCTGGCGGTATTTCACGAACAATTATTATCCAGCGGAGAAAGAAGAACCAATCCGAGAGGGATCGCAGATTCGGTCCGGCGAGCCAAGGAACAGAACGAAGAGTTCCGAACATCCTATGCGAGGGCTCTCACTTTTGCCGAACTTTTGGAAAAGGCGAACTCCAGAGGAGAACAAGAATTTCTTTATGCGGAACTCTGTGCCTCCGTCCAGAGTCTTGCCCCCAAATTTCTACTCCATGCCTTTTACTGCCCCCAGACTAAAAGGGTTTGGATAGGACAAGGAGAAGAGATCCAAAACCCTTACGTCTCCTCAGAAAGGAATAACGGTGTTCGCTTGAGTTGA
- a CDS encoding SH3 domain-containing protein — protein MKRSVCISLLFAVLFFWNCSSTEVKEPRKIEKVMRVQAGGGLRLRIAPSIDAKKIDLVTDGDAVETFGEVGEIEIQDGKRGRWVKVRWKKKDGYVFGGFLEPVSVK, from the coding sequence TTGAAAAGGTCCGTTTGCATTTCCCTATTATTTGCCGTTTTGTTTTTCTGGAATTGTTCCTCCACCGAAGTGAAGGAACCTCGTAAGATCGAGAAGGTTATGCGGGTTCAAGCCGGGGGCGGATTGCGTCTTAGAATCGCTCCAAGTATAGACGCTAAGAAAATCGATTTAGTCACCGATGGAGACGCGGTGGAAACCTTCGGAGAAGTGGGTGAAATCGAGATCCAAGACGGAAAGCGAGGACGATGGGTCAAAGTCCGTTGGAAGAAGAAGGACGGCTATGTTTTCGGCGGCTTTTTAGAGCCCGTTTCCGTCAAATAA
- a CDS encoding DinB family protein yields the protein MVDPEYCTAMAEYNRWQNDSLLEVSSKLMPGEFEADKGLFFQSMAKTWNHILLMDLAWLDRFHYRPIQKTDFQEMQFSGLDELRVLRKELDSTILAWVQNITKEWLAEDLKFYSYLYKREITLPLWLVLTHFFNHQTHHRSQISTALLQSGLDYGVTDIPWNPFYPKGKE from the coding sequence ATGGTTGATCCCGAATATTGTACAGCCATGGCGGAATACAATCGCTGGCAAAACGACTCTCTTTTGGAAGTTTCCTCTAAACTAATGCCCGGCGAGTTCGAAGCGGACAAAGGACTCTTTTTTCAGTCGATGGCAAAGACATGGAATCATATTCTCTTAATGGATCTTGCCTGGTTGGATAGATTTCATTATCGTCCCATCCAAAAGACGGATTTCCAAGAGATGCAATTCTCCGGTTTGGACGAGCTGCGCGTTTTACGCAAAGAATTGGATTCGACGATTTTAGCTTGGGTTCAAAACATTACAAAAGAATGGTTGGCGGAAGATCTAAAATTTTACAGCTACTTATACAAGCGGGAGATCACCTTACCGCTTTGGCTGGTATTGACTCATTTCTTCAACCATCAAACACACCATCGCAGCCAGATCTCTACGGCGCTTCTGCAGTCTGGTTTGGATTACGGTGTAACGGATATTCCTTGGAATCCCTTTTATCCAAAGGGAAAAGAATAG